The Rosa chinensis cultivar Old Blush chromosome 7, RchiOBHm-V2, whole genome shotgun sequence DNA segment TTTCCTTTCCAGTCAACCAAACATGGCCTGAATGGAAAGTTCTTCGAAAagttcatttcccttcccatgggaaagacaaatgaACTATTTTCCTTTCCGCAAACCAAACGAAGCACATTTATAATAGAATAAGGTGAGCATCATTGATTTGACTTTTCCTAAAAAATTACGGTGCAAACATAAACaacttaatcaattttttttttaacctaagttaaaaataaaaatctaggCACTAAAAGGAGATGTAGATGTGGATGAGGTAACGGCAATATCATTGATTAAACATTTCCCAATTAGGGCATGCATGTATTCTGGTTTTGAAAGAGACCTTAAAATCTgagtttctggaaattttgcaGTAGAGTAATCAAACATTGGTATTTGGGGTACGCCGCCTCACCCAAAAAGGTAACACAATTTTGGGTTCCCTACTTTCAGTTTCTCCGGAGCAGCACACCCACCCACCCACGTATATAAAGTAGAGACCTTTATGCTTAAGGCCAACCCAAACCCTTCGAAAAGCTCACTATTCCCTTCTGGTTCTTTCATTTTGACAGAGACCCATTTGCTTTCGGCCAATTGGGTGTCTATATCTCGCTGATCTGGATTGGTTCTGCGCAAATTGAGTTCTGGGTTTTCTAATTCAGGTAAAGTGCCCATTTTTccagatcttttttttttttccttctgaatTTGAGTTTTTGATTTGTGTCTAGCATTTCAATGTGGTTTGCTTTGTGTTTGAATGCtgagaaatgaaagataagATGGATTCTGGGATCGATAAGGTGCTGTAATTTCACCTGAAGTAAGAAAGAAACTAACTTTAGATTCAGCTTGGCTGAGGAAATCTCAattagttgaaaaaaaaaaagtaacttgCTTTCGTTTCTGATGTGCTGAAGTGTTTTCAAGGAAAGCTGTAGAACACCCAACaaattttttccttattttggtTAGTATCTTACTTGGAAATTAACGAACTCTTGTTGGATTTATTGGTTTAGGCTATGGTTTACTGTTTGAGGGAAGAAAACCCCACAAGTTTAACTGGAAAAGTCTGGCATTAGTGGTTTGAAGAATGAAAAGTGCTGAAGAATCTTTGTAGGGGGGAATGGTTGCTGGAGATGATAGGCAAAGGCATTTGTAGGATTAGAAACGGGCTTTGATTTTATTGGAAATGAGTCGTTCCCCTTCATTTTCAGTGAAGTCGGAATTTAGTCCAAAGCTTGATCCAGAATCTTTGCAGCAAtgggttgtggctttttgtATCATCAGATTTGATCTTGAACAGGGTCAGCTTATTGAAGAGTGTTACCCACCTGGTTGTCTTACGCAAGATGAGGAGCTTGAAATCGCTTTCAGTTCATTCCCAGATTCCGTTTCCCAGCATCAGAATCGCTCAAGCATTCATGACTGTATATTCTTTTTCCGGTTTCGAAGGCGGGAACGTCTTCAAATGGACAATGTGGCTTCCACAGAGATCACTGAGAGTAATAAGAAGTTACCTACAAATTCCCCAGATGTAAAACCCCCTAGAAGTTCAAAAAGTAACAACATTTCTGATACTTCAAGATACATGTATGGTTATGTCTTTAATCGACAGAGACATGATGAGAGGCTAAAACGAGGTGGGGAGCAGAAGTCTGTGGTAATTTTGTCGCACAGTCCTTTCTCTAGTGTGTTTAGACCTTTGTTACAAATCATGGGTCCTCTATATTTTGACATTGGAAGGAAGGCTCTTGAGCATATTGCTGCTTATGTTTCAATGTGGCCGTGCCCTGTACCTGGTAAGCTAATGGAGCTTCCTATTGGGAATGCTGCTCTGAAAGTGAACTTACCACCCGCCCACAGCTTGCCCTCAGAAAGTGGGATGTTGTTTGAAGAATCTGCATCCTCTATGGCTCCTTTTCTTCCTAATAATCAGTCAGTCCCACAGGGTCTTTTTCATGACTCAGATCTATTCGGCATCTTTAGGGGTCTATTGTTGCAGCTTTGGGTTCTGTGGGAGTTGTTACTTATTGGTGAGCCCATTCTTATCATAGCTCCTACACCTCCACAATGTTCTGAGGCTGTTGCTGGTCTTGTGAGTTTGGTAGCACCTCTACTTTGTAGTGTTGATTTTAGACCTTATTTCACCATCCATGACCCGGAATTTGCCCAGCTCAACTCGCTTCATGAAGGAGACACTTTTCCTCCTATGATTTTGGGTGTTACTAACCTCTTTTTCCTTAAATCTCTCCGTAATATGCCCCACGTTGTTTCTGTCGGAAGCCCTGCTCCTAATACCAACCGACTTCCTTTTTCTAGTAGGTCCTCTACTGGAAGACTTTCAGGTAGACCAGAAGGGTTTGGTCTTCAACAGCTTTCCCTTAAAAGATTTTCTCCTTCAAACTTGTTGAATGCTGTCAAGTTAAGGAGAGATGGTCCTCTTTGTCTCATGACAGAGCATAAGGAAGCCATTTGGAGCACTTATGCTGCAACAACTAAGCCTGACACTTCTATCCTCAATAGGCTTATAGATGCTGGGATGTCACCACGGGTTGAGGAGTCAATGTCAGTTGTTAACAATGAGATACTACGGCGTCATTTCTTGGAGCTCACCACCAACTTTTTGGCGCCTTTTGGTCCATATTTTAAGACTAGAACACCTTCAGAAGGATCTTCTCCGTTTGTCGATCCTCCTCCTCTCGTTCCGTATAATGACAATGAATTTCTGGCAAGTTTATCAGCAAGAGGACCTGGGAAGTTTTTATCAAAAAGGATGAGATCGAACTGGCTGGACTTGTACAGGTAATAATTGCTAAATTCCAGATGTATTGTTAACTGCCACAACTCACTAATCTTTCCCATCTCATTCCTATACTCGGTTCTTTTTAGTAATGGTAAGCATTTATTATGTGTTATCTGTCTGTATAGGCGGTTTCTGCAAGGGCCCAACTTTACACCATGGTTTCAAAGAAGGCGTACTGTTGCTGAACAAGAGCAAGATAGACTCTGGAAGCAGGCGAGAATTAACACCGACATACATCAGTTAATATCGAAGATGTcagaattggaagttgttgattCCTTCAATGCTATTGAGAGACATATTCTTGGAGAAACACAGGTAAGCAGGCCCCACTAAGTATGCTATCTTGTATTAATACCTTTCCCactccaacaaaaaaaaaaaaaaagattcagaAGCTATATATCTTCTGATATCTTTGTGAGGTGACCAATTCTAAGATTGGTTTTTGTATTAATGTTAAATTTGTTAAGATCATCCGAAATCCTTATGTGAGATGTCAAAAGGTGGAATTCGTCAAGAAGTCAAGAAGTGTGTCGTGGATGCATGGTTTACAGGACTGCTAGGCTTTGTTTATACTTTCAATTGTGTTTTAACGGATTTATAAGATCTTGGTTGCTGATTCAACTGTTGGACCCACACACAGACCCAAAATGTgtgttcaaaagaaaagaaatgtctAATGGTCTGAGAACTATGCATAAGCTTATCCGTCATCTAAACATATGATTGTGCAGATATTCTCCCCATATGGCCATATGTTAATGCTTCATTACTCTTTCAGCTTACAGATTCTTTGCTCAAACCATTTGCTTCATGTTTCTATTCCTTATGTTAATGGATGATTATGTAGATTAAAGTATATTCATTTTTCCAATCATTTTCACTCATCAGCTGCAGCAATCTGGAAGCGATGGCACAGATAGCACAGACTCTGCTGCGACTTGCCAAAAGCTAAAGCGAGATCTGCAGGCAGTTTTCAATGTGCTTCCCAAGGACGTGCAACAACTTCTACTTCTTAACCCAGAAAGGGCAGCTCTTCTGAAAGGAAGCTCTGAAAATAAAAACCTTCCGGGGACCCCGCCTATACAAATTGGATCGCCAACGTCACCAAGGTAGTGTGCAAAAATGTCTGGGAATCTGTTTCCTCTGATATCGACGACCTGCTGTTAAAGGACAGCGCTTGTGATTAATTTGTAGCTTACTGAGCTGAGAGCATATTCCCTGACTTCAAGCACCATTTTGACCAGGTTAGTGATACTTGATTCTTATTTCCCTACTAATGATGCTTTGCATTCTTTTCTTCTGAGCTTACTCCTTTTACTATAACAGACGGGCAAGAAATCAAACTGTGATACAAGTCGTCCCTTTCCCAGTGCCCACTTCAGAggatttctcttcttttcaacCTAGACGGAGCTTCGGGTGTTCTATAATTCATGGGAAGTCAGAACTTGCCTTTCTGATGGAAGTTGAAGATTCATGTTGTTGGAACTGTGTAGTCTAGTAATTTGTAGAATTGCGGAGGGAAATAACCTCCAACTTGTAGCGCACACATCAATTCAATATTGTCAGACCTCTCCCTCTCAGAAAGTGAAAGAtcaatttattgttttgttttgggttaaaaaagaaaacaaaaaaggttTCACTTATGAATTGGTCCTGTTTTAATTTGAAGCTTTTCCATTGAAGCTCTACACAAACAAGGACCCTCTAGTTTTGTCCAACAGTAATTTTTTTGCCTAAACCCATTTTTTGTATAGATATTTCCACGGTAAGAAATTTTCTTTACAATAAAAGTGAATTTGAGCAAGACCAACTGACCAATCATCACTGGATTTTTTGGTTGCAGATTCTTTGTGAAAAGGAAAGGAGAATTATTCCTGTAAAAAAGTGGACCACAAATCAATTTTAACCCGTTGATTATATGTCTCATTTCATTGTTGAATGTGACACCCTTCATACTTGTCTGCCCTTCAAATCTAAGGAtatcttttgattttgttataaTCTCCACTACATGATGTTTTGTTGACCCACATTAACGCTCAGGTCTTGAATCAAATTGATGCTTCAGTTTAAAGGAATTTATATCTCTATACTCTCTATCCATCATTAATGGTTTATGCATCTCTGCTCAGATCCACAAACCCTTCATCATTTAAGAATGGTTAAGCTGATTGATACGATGGTTAGGACAGCATTCTTTTCTCATCCATGTTCCCACTTCAACTTAAACTTAATCATAACCACAACAAACTTCTAACATCAAAATCTTCTTCTCACCTGGACATGGGGTTGGGTCTTtcagttaggctgggttccaaattccgtttcaaaaaaaaaaaaaaatcttcttctcACAGTCTTGATACCAGTTTGGCATGGTTTATGTTGTGCAAAAAGCTGCTTAAGTAGCATAATATATTTGATAAAACTTAATAAAACAACGTATTTCAAAAAGTTACACTATTAAGCTTTAAGCTGTTGCTTTTAGTCGGTAATAAGCTAAAAGTTACAGCTACTTACAATTTAAACCAAGCTATTCTAAAATGAGTCTTAGTCAAGATCATCTAGTGATCAAACAATTAAGAGACCATACATTTATCAATATTAAAGTTGAATTCAATTATTCGTAATTATAAATTTCTTGATCATTGGAAACCAACCTACTAGAATACTCCTTACAGATATGTATTTGTATCTATAAAGAAGATGATGCATTTGCTCTATACATGTAAATTTGCAAATAATGCAGGCCTAAATTTCCTGAGGGTTTTGGACTTATATGTGGGCGCATTTTAGCCCAGAACTT contains these protein-coding regions:
- the LOC112177041 gene encoding protein DENND6A isoform X2 gives rise to the protein MSRSPSFSVKSEFSPKLDPESLQQWVVAFCIIRFDLEQGQLIEECYPPGCLTQDEELEIAFSSFPDSVSQHQNRSSIHDCIFFFRFRRRERLQMDNVASTEITESNKKLPTNSPDVKPPRSSKSNNISDTSRYMYGYVFNRQRHDERLKRGGEQKSVVILSHSPFSSVFRPLLQIMGPLYFDIGRKALEHIAAYVSMWPCPVPGKLMELPIGNAALKVNLPPAHSLPSESGMLFEESASSMAPFLPNNQSVPQGLFHDSDLFGIFRGLLLQLWVLWELLLIGEPILIIAPTPPQCSEAVAGLVSLVAPLLCSVDFRPYFTIHDPEFAQLNSLHEGDTFPPMILGVTNLFFLKSLRNMPHVVSVGSPAPNTNRLPFSSRSSTGRLSGRPEGFGLQQLSLKRFSPSNLLNAVKLRRDGPLCLMTEHKEAIWSTYAATTKPDTSILNRLIDAGMSPRVEESMSVVNNEILRRHFLELTTNFLAPFGPYFKTRTPSEGSSPFVDPPPLVPYNDNEFLASLSARGPGKFLSKRMRSNWLDLYRRFLQGPNFTPWFQRRRTVAEQEQDRLWKQARINTDIHQLISKMSELEVVDSFNAIERHILGETQQSGSDGTDSTDSAATCQKLKRDLQAVFNVLPKDVQQLLLLNPERAALLKGSSENKNLPGTPPIQIGSPTSPR
- the LOC112177041 gene encoding protein DENND6A isoform X1, whose amino-acid sequence is MSRSPSFSVKSEFSPKLDPESLQQWVVAFCIIRFDLEQGQLIEECYPPGCLTQDEELEIAFSSFPDSVSQHQNRSSIHDCIFFFRFRRRERLQMDNVASTEITESNKKLPTNSPDVKPPRSSKSNNISDTSRYMYGYVFNRQRHDERLKRGGEQKSVVILSHSPFSSVFRPLLQIMGPLYFDIGRKALEHIAAYVSMWPCPVPGKLMELPIGNAALKVNLPPAHSLPSESGMLFEESASSMAPFLPNNQSVPQGLFHDSDLFGIFRGLLLQLWVLWELLLIGEPILIIAPTPPQCSEAVAGLVSLVAPLLCSVDFRPYFTIHDPEFAQLNSLHEGDTFPPMILGVTNLFFLKSLRNMPHVVSVGSPAPNTNRLPFSSRSSTGRLSGRPEGFGLQQLSLKRFSPSNLLNAVKLRRDGPLCLMTEHKEAIWSTYAATTKPDTSILNRLIDAGMSPRVEESMSVVNNEILRRHFLELTTNFLAPFGPYFKTRTPSEGSSPFVDPPPLVPYNDNEFLASLSARGPGKFLSKRMRSNWLDLYRRFLQGPNFTPWFQRRRTVAEQEQDRLWKQARINTDIHQLISKMSELEVVDSFNAIERHILGETQLQQSGSDGTDSTDSAATCQKLKRDLQAVFNVLPKDVQQLLLLNPERAALLKGSSENKNLPGTPPIQIGSPTSPR